One window of Cherax quadricarinatus isolate ZL_2023a chromosome 16, ASM3850222v1, whole genome shotgun sequence genomic DNA carries:
- the LOC128688859 gene encoding acyl-coenzyme A synthetase ACSM3, mitochondrial isoform X1: protein MRWYLLQHLLGASTNTAAAAVSRLDNTTCLLLRHQKYCTSGNQFDYDAATSKYRKLLKPREHFNFAKDVVGHWASVKPNHPAVYLTDGSKQTVVSYSELYQEAQALATALSDPVAPRCALVILPKVPEWWVLNVALSWCGTIFSAGTTLLTPGDIRHRLVESKADCLVCDAAMAAALHTLTQSLPRRIVVTDNNQHVGEGWISYQDVLKLSNGKAVKPCVLTKGDTIAQLFFTSGTTGKPKMVPHTQANYGIGHIVTARYWLDLTEEDMLWNISDTGWAKTAWSSLYVPLMTGATAFVHQMPRFDGAEVLRTLSEHPVTVLCAPPTVYRALLQYDLSRHTFPALRHCVSAGEPLNPQAMQLWTQYTGLPIYEGYGQTETTLLTCISKGMQLRPGSMGKAAPGYTIKVIDDKQQELRPHQEGYLAVSLKEGHPVGLFKGYLSDERKTSQAFVGDYYVTGDRGYYDDDDYFWFVGRADDVILSAGYRIGPFEVESALLEHPAVAESAVVSSPDPLRSEVVKAFVVLADDYKDCDPQTLVVQLQNHVKTTTAPYKYPRKIEFVESLPKTVSGKIRRVQLRQQEWQTHHTSKV from the exons ATGCGGTGGTATCTACTACAACACCTTCTAGGGGCCTCTACTaacactgccgctgctgctgtcaGTCGACTCGATAATACCACGTGTCTTCTGCTCA GGCATCAAAAGTACTGCACTTCAGGCAACCAGTTTGACTATGATGCTGCTACGTCCAAGTACAGGAAACTCCTGAAGCCTCGCGAGCATTTCAACTTCGCCAAAGATGTTGTTGGTCACTGGGCTAGTGTTAAA CCAAACCACCCAGCTGTATACCTGACAGACGGGAGCAAGCAGACTGTGGTGAGCTACAGTGAGCTGTACCAGGAGGCACAGGCACTAGCCACGGCCCTCAGTGACCCTGTAGCACCTAGATGTGCTTTAGTTATCCTGCCCAAAGTGCCCGAGTGGTGGGTCCTCAATGTTGCCCtgtcttggtgtg gaacgATTTTCTCAGCCGGAACGACATTATTAACGCCAGGGGATATAAGACACCGCCTTGTTGAGAGTAAGGCAGACTGTTTGGTGTGTGATGCCGCCATGGCTGCTGCCCTTCATACTCTCACCCAGTCTCTACCTCGCAGAATAGTCGTTACAGACAACAACCAACATGTTGG AGAAGGTTGGATATCATACCAAGATGTACTGAAGCTTAGTAATGGGAAAGCAGTGAAGCCTTGTGTGTTGACTAAAGGGGATACAATAGCGCAGCTCTTCTTCACGTCTGGCACTACAGGCAAGCCAAAGATGGTGCCTCACACTCAGGCCAATTATGGTATTGGTCACATCGTAACTGCCAG ATATTGGCTTGACCTCACAGAAGAGGACATGTTGTGGAATATTTCCGACACAGGCTGGGCTAAAACTGCATGGAGCAGCCTCTACGTCCCTCTTATGACCGGAGCCACGGCATTTGTTCATCAG ATGCCTCGATTTGATGGTGCCGAAGTATTGAGGACCCTGAGTGAGCACCCAGTGACAGTACTGTGTGCACCACCCACAGTGTACAGGGCACTGCTGCAGTATGACTTGTCTCGACACACTTTTCCTGCCTTGAGACACTGTGTGAGTGCTGGTGAACCACTCAACCCTCAAGCTATGCAGCTGTGGACACAATATACAG GTCTTCCAATATATGAGGGATATGGGCAGACTGAAACAACACTTTTGACTTGTATATCAAAAGGAATGCAACTTCGACCAGGATCCATGGGAAAAGCTGCACCTGGCTATACAATAAAA GTGATTGATGACAAGCAGCAGGAGCTGCGACCACACCAGGAGGGTTACCTCGCGGTCTCTCTTAAGGAAGGTCACCCCGTGGGACTCTTTAAAG GGTATTTGTCTGATGAGAGAAAAACTTCACAGGCGTTCGTGGGTGACTACTACGttacaggtgacagaggttacTACGATGATGACGACTACTTCTGGTTTGTTGGACGAGCTGATGACGTTATTTTATCTGCTGG CTATCGCATTGGACCATTCGAGGTAGAATCTGCGTTGCTGGAGCATCCTGCTGTGGCGGAGTCAGCAGTGGTGTCGTCCCCTGACCCTCTGAGGAGTGAGGTAGTGAAGGCCTTTGTTGTCCTCGCTGATGATTATAAAGACTGTGATCCCCAGACCCTGGTAGTGCAGCTTCAGAACCACGTCAAGACCACCACAGCGCCATACAAGTACCCTAGaaag
- the LOC128688859 gene encoding acyl-coenzyme A synthetase ACSM3, mitochondrial isoform X2: MRWYLLQHLLGASTNTAAAAVSRLDNTTCLLLRHQKYCTSGNQFDYDAATSKYRKLLKPREHFNFAKDVVGHWASVKPNHPAVYLTDGSKQTVVSYSELYQEAQALATALSDPVAPRCALVILPKVPEWWVLNVALSWCGTIFSAGTTLLTPGDIRHRLVESKADCLVCDAAMAAALHTLTQSLPRRIVVTDNNQHVGYWLDLTEEDMLWNISDTGWAKTAWSSLYVPLMTGATAFVHQMPRFDGAEVLRTLSEHPVTVLCAPPTVYRALLQYDLSRHTFPALRHCVSAGEPLNPQAMQLWTQYTGLPIYEGYGQTETTLLTCISKGMQLRPGSMGKAAPGYTIKVIDDKQQELRPHQEGYLAVSLKEGHPVGLFKGYLSDERKTSQAFVGDYYVTGDRGYYDDDDYFWFVGRADDVILSAGYRIGPFEVESALLEHPAVAESAVVSSPDPLRSEVVKAFVVLADDYKDCDPQTLVVQLQNHVKTTTAPYKYPRKIEFVESLPKTVSGKIRRVQLRQQEWQTHHTSKV; this comes from the exons ATGCGGTGGTATCTACTACAACACCTTCTAGGGGCCTCTACTaacactgccgctgctgctgtcaGTCGACTCGATAATACCACGTGTCTTCTGCTCA GGCATCAAAAGTACTGCACTTCAGGCAACCAGTTTGACTATGATGCTGCTACGTCCAAGTACAGGAAACTCCTGAAGCCTCGCGAGCATTTCAACTTCGCCAAAGATGTTGTTGGTCACTGGGCTAGTGTTAAA CCAAACCACCCAGCTGTATACCTGACAGACGGGAGCAAGCAGACTGTGGTGAGCTACAGTGAGCTGTACCAGGAGGCACAGGCACTAGCCACGGCCCTCAGTGACCCTGTAGCACCTAGATGTGCTTTAGTTATCCTGCCCAAAGTGCCCGAGTGGTGGGTCCTCAATGTTGCCCtgtcttggtgtg gaacgATTTTCTCAGCCGGAACGACATTATTAACGCCAGGGGATATAAGACACCGCCTTGTTGAGAGTAAGGCAGACTGTTTGGTGTGTGATGCCGCCATGGCTGCTGCCCTTCATACTCTCACCCAGTCTCTACCTCGCAGAATAGTCGTTACAGACAACAACCAACATGTTGG ATATTGGCTTGACCTCACAGAAGAGGACATGTTGTGGAATATTTCCGACACAGGCTGGGCTAAAACTGCATGGAGCAGCCTCTACGTCCCTCTTATGACCGGAGCCACGGCATTTGTTCATCAG ATGCCTCGATTTGATGGTGCCGAAGTATTGAGGACCCTGAGTGAGCACCCAGTGACAGTACTGTGTGCACCACCCACAGTGTACAGGGCACTGCTGCAGTATGACTTGTCTCGACACACTTTTCCTGCCTTGAGACACTGTGTGAGTGCTGGTGAACCACTCAACCCTCAAGCTATGCAGCTGTGGACACAATATACAG GTCTTCCAATATATGAGGGATATGGGCAGACTGAAACAACACTTTTGACTTGTATATCAAAAGGAATGCAACTTCGACCAGGATCCATGGGAAAAGCTGCACCTGGCTATACAATAAAA GTGATTGATGACAAGCAGCAGGAGCTGCGACCACACCAGGAGGGTTACCTCGCGGTCTCTCTTAAGGAAGGTCACCCCGTGGGACTCTTTAAAG GGTATTTGTCTGATGAGAGAAAAACTTCACAGGCGTTCGTGGGTGACTACTACGttacaggtgacagaggttacTACGATGATGACGACTACTTCTGGTTTGTTGGACGAGCTGATGACGTTATTTTATCTGCTGG CTATCGCATTGGACCATTCGAGGTAGAATCTGCGTTGCTGGAGCATCCTGCTGTGGCGGAGTCAGCAGTGGTGTCGTCCCCTGACCCTCTGAGGAGTGAGGTAGTGAAGGCCTTTGTTGTCCTCGCTGATGATTATAAAGACTGTGATCCCCAGACCCTGGTAGTGCAGCTTCAGAACCACGTCAAGACCACCACAGCGCCATACAAGTACCCTAGaaag